A genomic stretch from Thermodesulfobacteriota bacterium includes:
- a CDS encoding response regulator transcription factor: protein MNILIAEDDPTSRAVLVGVLGKLGHEVTEACDGAAAWELAREPGAPRLLLLDWMMPELDGVELCRRLKECQPDAPPYVILVTARSAKADLARGLDAGADDYVVKPFDPEELRARIDVGTRMLALQARLAGKIGELQAALGEIRTLRGIIPICAGCKKIRNEQGAWTRLEAYIREHSHAEFSHGLCEECVERLYPEFVAEAKPPEDG, encoded by the coding sequence GTGAACATCCTCATCGCCGAAGACGACCCGACCTCCCGCGCGGTCCTCGTCGGCGTGCTCGGGAAACTGGGGCACGAGGTTACCGAGGCGTGCGACGGAGCGGCGGCCTGGGAGCTGGCCCGGGAGCCCGGGGCTCCCCGGCTCCTCCTCCTGGACTGGATGATGCCCGAGTTGGACGGCGTGGAGCTCTGCCGCCGCCTCAAGGAGTGCCAGCCCGACGCCCCTCCCTACGTGATCCTCGTCACGGCCCGGAGCGCCAAGGCAGATCTTGCCCGCGGCCTCGATGCCGGAGCCGACGACTACGTGGTGAAGCCCTTCGACCCGGAGGAGCTTCGAGCCCGCATCGACGTGGGCACGCGGATGCTGGCCCTCCAGGCGCGCCTCGCCGGAAAGATCGGGGAGCTCCAGGCAGCCCTGGGAGAGATCCGGACGCTTCGCGGCATCATCCCCATCTGCGCCGGGTGCAAGAAGATCCGCAACGAGCAGGGCGCTTGGACCCGGCTCGAGGCCTACATCCGCGAGCACTCCCACGCGGAGTTCAGCCACGGCCTGTGCGAGGAGTGCGTCGAGCGCCTCTACCCCGAGTTTGTGGCAGA
- a CDS encoding PAS domain S-box protein: MIAAALLGLAQNAAFLLSLCLVFDVLAAQRLRGPSRLRQVIVGLATGAMGIGVMLTPWPISPGLFFDTRSVLLATAGLFFGAVPTAIGVAITAAFRTFQGGPGAGVGVGVILTSGLLGIAWRRLRRERLAELSWGELYAFGFVVNGAMLAWMLGLPKPLAWEVLSAITTPVLLIYPLGQMLVGMLLSNRLHQERLGQSLAESEARWNQVLSTAQDAIIMMDPEGRISLWNDAAVRLFGYAREEALGQDLHRFLAPGRFRDAFSRGIDGFRDHGQGNAVGRVLELAALRKRGEEFPVELSVSAVSLGGQWHAVGILRDVTARKHIEEELRTLSRAVEQSPASVVITDREGSIEYVNPKFCELTGYTPEEARGQNPRILKAGTQPDDHYAQLWKTITAGETWRGEFHNKKKNGELYWEFASVSPILDSAGAVTHFLAVKEDVTERKEREQALAESEQRYRSLFEGNHAAMLLIDPASGAIVDANPAACAYYGHSREELTALKITDINTLTQEEVFAEMARAQQRRHFSFRHRLSSGEVRDVEVYSGPLDLKGRKLLYSIVVDVTDRVRAERELRETVDQLEEATARANALAAEATQASAAKSEFLANMSHEIRTPMNGVIGMTGLLLDTGLTAEQRRYAEAVRTSGESLLRIINDILDFSKIEAGRLELEALDFDLHGLLEDFSAALAVKAHEKGLEFVCGADPDVPVRLRGDPGRLRQVLNNLVGNAVKFTERGEVAVTVGLAGGRGEGRARAPSAPFLDDGRLGEAAPPNPVKLRFTVRDTGIGIPADKQGQLFESFTQVDASTTRRYGGTGLGLAIAKRLAEQMGGTIGVSSEPGRGSEFWFTARLGLVPPAVEAASKAAATDLRGVRALVVDDNATNRELLRVRLASWGMAPAEAVDGPGALGALRRAAGGGAPFGMAILDMQMPGMDGEELGRAIRADAALSSTVLVMMTSVGQRGDARRIAEAGFDAYLIKPVRQSELLDCLADAWAARGEEKAPHPLVTRHTVRESRSPGPTSAALLTGRVLLAEDNATNQDVALGILAKLGLRADAVANGREALEALAAVPYDVVLMDVQMPEMDGFEATRRIRDPASGVHNRAVPIIAMTAHALAGDRERCLRAGMNDYLPKPVEPRALGETLGKWLPRKAQGEPPERGEDRERAGTARPKGPPTFDRDGLLRRLMGDENLARRILAGFVEDVPRQLAALEKALAEGDAAEAERRAHTLHGASAVAGAEALRVLAREAEDDARRGDLPAAAAKLPALKGAFERVPREANRMMKAGTQTAEGPMHSEEGESP; this comes from the coding sequence AGCCCTCCTCGGCCTCGCCCAGAACGCGGCCTTCCTCCTGTCCCTGTGCCTCGTCTTCGACGTCCTTGCGGCGCAACGGCTGCGCGGCCCCTCGCGGCTGCGCCAGGTGATCGTGGGGCTGGCCACCGGCGCCATGGGCATCGGGGTGATGCTCACGCCCTGGCCCATCTCTCCCGGCCTCTTCTTCGACACCCGCTCGGTCCTCCTGGCCACGGCGGGGCTCTTCTTCGGCGCCGTACCGACCGCCATCGGAGTGGCCATCACCGCGGCCTTCCGCACCTTCCAGGGAGGCCCCGGCGCCGGCGTGGGGGTGGGCGTGATCCTCACCTCGGGCCTCCTGGGCATCGCCTGGCGCCGCCTGCGCCGAGAGCGGCTGGCGGAGTTGTCGTGGGGGGAGCTCTACGCCTTCGGGTTCGTCGTCAACGGGGCCATGTTGGCCTGGATGCTGGGGCTCCCGAAGCCGCTGGCGTGGGAAGTGCTCTCGGCGATCACGACTCCGGTGCTCCTCATCTATCCCCTGGGGCAGATGCTGGTGGGCATGCTGCTGAGCAACCGGCTGCACCAGGAGCGCCTCGGACAGTCCCTGGCCGAGAGCGAGGCCCGGTGGAACCAGGTGCTGAGCACCGCCCAGGACGCCATCATCATGATGGACCCAGAGGGAAGGATCTCCCTCTGGAACGACGCCGCGGTGCGCCTCTTCGGCTACGCGCGGGAGGAAGCCCTCGGGCAGGATCTCCACCGGTTCCTCGCCCCGGGGCGCTTCCGCGACGCCTTCTCCCGAGGGATCGACGGGTTTCGGGACCACGGACAGGGCAACGCCGTGGGGCGGGTGCTCGAGCTCGCGGCGCTGCGCAAGCGGGGGGAGGAGTTCCCCGTGGAGCTCTCCGTCTCGGCCGTCTCCCTGGGTGGGCAGTGGCACGCCGTCGGCATCCTGCGCGACGTCACCGCGCGGAAGCATATCGAGGAGGAGCTGCGCACCCTCTCCCGGGCGGTGGAGCAGAGCCCGGCCTCGGTGGTCATCACCGACCGGGAAGGCTCCATCGAGTACGTCAACCCCAAGTTCTGCGAGCTCACGGGCTACACCCCGGAGGAGGCTCGGGGCCAGAACCCGCGCATCCTCAAGGCCGGCACCCAGCCCGACGACCACTACGCCCAACTTTGGAAGACGATCACAGCGGGCGAGACCTGGCGCGGGGAGTTCCACAACAAGAAGAAGAACGGGGAGCTCTACTGGGAGTTCGCCTCCGTCTCGCCCATCCTGGACAGTGCCGGAGCCGTGACCCACTTCCTCGCAGTCAAGGAGGACGTGACCGAGCGCAAGGAGCGGGAGCAGGCCCTGGCGGAGAGCGAGCAGCGGTACCGCAGTCTCTTCGAGGGAAACCACGCCGCCATGCTCCTCATCGATCCGGCCTCCGGGGCGATCGTCGACGCGAACCCGGCGGCCTGCGCCTATTACGGGCACTCCCGGGAGGAGCTCACCGCCCTCAAGATCACCGACATCAACACCCTGACCCAGGAAGAGGTGTTCGCCGAGATGGCCCGGGCCCAGCAGCGGCGGCACTTCTCCTTCCGGCACCGCCTCTCTTCCGGGGAGGTTCGCGACGTGGAGGTCTACAGCGGGCCCTTGGACCTGAAGGGCCGCAAACTCCTCTACTCCATCGTCGTCGACGTTACCGACCGGGTGCGCGCCGAGCGGGAGCTGCGGGAGACGGTGGACCAACTGGAGGAGGCCACCGCCCGGGCCAACGCCCTGGCGGCGGAGGCGACCCAGGCGAGCGCGGCAAAGAGCGAGTTCCTGGCCAACATGAGCCACGAGATCCGAACGCCCATGAACGGCGTGATCGGGATGACGGGGCTCCTGCTGGACACGGGGCTCACGGCCGAGCAGCGCCGCTACGCCGAAGCGGTGCGCACCAGCGGGGAGAGCCTGCTGCGCATCATCAACGACATCCTGGATTTCTCGAAGATCGAGGCGGGCCGGCTGGAGCTCGAAGCCCTGGACTTCGACCTGCACGGGCTCTTGGAGGACTTTTCGGCGGCGCTGGCGGTGAAGGCCCACGAGAAGGGTCTGGAGTTCGTATGCGGGGCCGATCCGGACGTGCCGGTGCGGCTGCGGGGCGACCCGGGGCGGCTGCGCCAGGTGCTCAACAATCTGGTGGGCAACGCGGTGAAGTTCACCGAGCGCGGCGAGGTGGCGGTGACCGTCGGCCTTGCCGGCGGAAGGGGCGAGGGGAGGGCGCGCGCGCCGAGCGCGCCGTTCTTGGATGACGGCCGCCTCGGCGAGGCGGCCCCACCGAACCCCGTGAAGCTGCGCTTCACGGTGCGGGACACGGGCATCGGGATACCGGCGGACAAGCAGGGCCAACTCTTCGAGAGCTTTACCCAGGTGGACGCTTCCACCACGCGCCGGTACGGTGGCACGGGGCTGGGGCTCGCCATCGCCAAGCGGCTGGCCGAGCAGATGGGGGGCACCATCGGAGTGTCAAGCGAACCTGGCCGGGGGTCGGAGTTCTGGTTCACGGCGCGCCTGGGCCTTGTGCCCCCCGCCGTGGAAGCCGCGTCCAAGGCTGCGGCAACCGACCTGCGGGGCGTGCGGGCGCTGGTGGTGGACGACAACGCCACCAACCGGGAGCTCCTGCGGGTGCGCCTGGCCTCGTGGGGCATGGCGCCCGCCGAGGCCGTCGACGGCCCCGGGGCGCTGGGGGCGCTGCGGCGGGCGGCGGGGGGCGGCGCGCCCTTCGGCATGGCGATCCTCGACATGCAGATGCCGGGGATGGACGGGGAGGAGCTGGGGCGGGCCATTCGCGCCGACGCCGCGCTTTCGTCCACGGTGCTCGTGATGATGACCTCGGTGGGCCAGCGGGGGGATGCGCGGCGCATCGCCGAAGCGGGCTTCGACGCCTACCTCATCAAGCCGGTGCGCCAGTCCGAGCTCCTCGACTGCCTGGCCGACGCCTGGGCGGCGCGGGGCGAAGAGAAGGCGCCCCACCCCCTGGTGACGCGCCATACGGTGCGCGAGAGCCGAAGCCCCGGACCGACCTCGGCCGCGCTCCTGACGGGGCGGGTGCTCCTGGCCGAGGACAACGCCACCAACCAGGACGTGGCCCTGGGCATCCTGGCCAAGCTGGGGCTTCGGGCCGACGCCGTGGCCAACGGTCGCGAGGCCCTGGAAGCCCTGGCTGCCGTGCCCTACGATGTGGTGCTCATGGACGTGCAGATGCCCGAGATGGACGGGTTCGAGGCTACCCGGCGCATCCGCGACCCGGCCTCGGGGGTGCACAACCGCGCCGTGCCCATCATCGCCATGACCGCCCATGCGCTGGCGGGGGACCGGGAGCGGTGCCTGCGGGCCGGGATGAACGACTACCTGCCCAAGCCCGTGGAGCCCCGAGCGCTGGGCGAGACGCTCGGCAAGTGGCTTCCCCGCAAGGCGCAGGGGGAGCCGCCGGAGCGAGGCGAGGACAGGGAACGGGCCGGGACGGCGAGACCCAAGGGCCCGCCGACGTTCGACCGGGACGGCCTGCTGCGGCGCCTCATGGGCGACGAGAACCTGGCCCGGCGCATCCTGGCGGGCTTCGTCGAGGACGTCCCCCGCCAGCTCGCCGCCCTGGAGAAGGCCTTGGCCGAGGGCGACGCGGCGGAGGCCGAGCGCCGGGCCCATACGCTCCACGGGGCCTCGGCGGTCGCGGGTGCCGAGGCGCTGCGGGTCCTCGCCCGGGAAGCCGAGGACGACGCCCGCCGCGGCGACCTGCCGGCCGCTGCAGCGAAGCTGCCCGCCCTGAAGGGGGCCTTCGAACGGGTGCCGCGGGAGGCGAATCGGATGATGAAGGCCGGGACACAAACGGCAGAGGGACCGATGCACAGCGAAGAGGGCGAAAGCCCGTAG